Proteins co-encoded in one Natronorubrum daqingense genomic window:
- a CDS encoding TIGR04024 family LLM class F420-dependent oxidoreductase — MNEALDLVVMTGDHDTHESIVDRVRRAEALGYSRVSMGEATGWSIVPTLSLIAAQTDEIGISNDVFSPYGRSPAVLAQTALALHDLSDGRYRLGLGPSSPALTEQWHGTSFDRPLGRLRETLEVIRTICTDGTSAYEGQIFDQRGLSYDRDVPETPPRIDLATLGPKATELTGRFADGWVPQLFSTDGLEDRLADLERGVELGGRDASDVRVSPILRCIASEDREQARSKARSMLAFLIGAYGPYYGDSVASQGYEDVVEAIRAAWNDGDRAGMSAALSDEVLDEFAAAGTPEEVRSHVTRYAAVDGVDAVRAGFVGGMTDAEKDTTMTTLADLL; from the coding sequence ATGAACGAAGCCCTCGATCTGGTCGTCATGACGGGTGATCACGACACGCACGAGTCGATCGTCGATCGCGTTCGTCGAGCGGAGGCGCTCGGATACAGTCGCGTCTCGATGGGGGAAGCGACGGGGTGGAGTATCGTCCCGACGCTCTCACTGATCGCCGCTCAGACCGACGAGATCGGCATTTCGAACGACGTTTTCTCGCCGTACGGCCGGTCGCCGGCGGTGCTCGCTCAGACGGCCCTCGCCCTGCACGACCTCTCGGACGGCCGGTACCGACTGGGACTCGGACCGAGTTCGCCCGCGCTGACCGAGCAGTGGCACGGAACGTCGTTCGACCGTCCGTTGGGACGACTTCGCGAAACGCTCGAGGTAATCCGGACGATCTGTACCGACGGGACCTCGGCCTACGAGGGCCAAATTTTCGATCAACGGGGGCTGTCCTACGACCGAGACGTTCCCGAGACGCCGCCCCGGATCGATCTCGCGACGCTCGGGCCGAAAGCTACGGAACTAACCGGCCGATTCGCGGACGGCTGGGTTCCGCAACTGTTCTCGACGGACGGGCTCGAAGACCGACTGGCGGATCTCGAGCGAGGAGTCGAACTCGGAGGGCGCGACGCGAGCGACGTCCGCGTTAGTCCGATCCTACGGTGTATCGCGAGCGAAGATCGCGAGCAGGCTCGCTCGAAGGCCCGGTCGATGCTCGCGTTCCTGATCGGTGCCTACGGACCGTACTACGGTGATTCGGTAGCTTCACAGGGGTACGAGGACGTCGTCGAAGCGATACGAGCGGCGTGGAACGACGGCGACCGTGCAGGGATGTCCGCAGCGCTCTCCGACGAGGTCCTCGACGAGTTCGCGGCTGCGGGGACGCCCGAGGAAGTTCGCTCGCACGTCACTCGATACGCCGCCGTCGACGGCGTCGATGCGGTTCGCGCCGGCTTCGTCGGCGGGATGACCGACGCCGAAAAGGACACGACGATGACGACACTGGCCGACTTGCTGTAG